The Daucus carota subsp. sativus chromosome 9, DH1 v3.0, whole genome shotgun sequence genome window below encodes:
- the LOC135149451 gene encoding uncharacterized protein LOC135149451, which yields MSVPEKSSWVWRNILNCRSKAAEFIKYIPGNDSGFLLWHDPWINSKPLLHQFDASIISALNSQSLATIGSIQNDGVWVLGVSNYQPVRDLRTFCDNISIRGFDRLVWDNGGGRIVNISAIYHSIRSRCIPPLWLPFVWSKFRVAKFALISWLIMRERLLTKDRMQNFSMNVCQVCVLCGQPMKLTSIFSATVFTQGLFLMRAP from the coding sequence ATGTCGGTTCCTGAGAAGAGCTCTTGGGTATGGAGAAATATTCTAAATTGTCGTTCTAAAGCTGCTGAGTTCATCAAATATATTCCTGGCAATGATTCTGGTTTTCTTTTATGGCATGACCCGTGGATTAACAGTAAACCTCTGCTACATCAGTTTGATGCTTCTATAATTTCTGCTCTCAATTCACAATCGTTGGCGACTATTGGTAGTATTCAAAATGATGGTGTATGGGTTTTGGGTGTTAGTAATTACCAACCAGTGCGTGATCTTCGTACTTTCTGTGACAATATTTCGATTCGGGGTTTTGATCGTCTAGTCTGGGATAATGGAGGTGGTAGAATAGTCAATATTTCTGCCATTTATCATTCTATTCGCAGCCGTTGTATTCCCCCCTTGTGGTTACCGTTTGtttggagcaagttcagagttgCTAAGTTTGCTCTCATCTCTTGGCTTATTATGCGGGAAAGACTTCTTACTAAGGACAGGATGCAGAACTTTAGCATGAATGTTTGTCAAGTTTGCGTTCTCTGTGGACAACCAATGAAACTCACAAGCATCTTTTCTGCGACTGTGTTTACACAAGGTCTATTCTTAATGCGTGCCCCATGA